Proteins from one Sarcophilus harrisii chromosome 2, mSarHar1.11, whole genome shotgun sequence genomic window:
- the SPINT1 gene encoding kunitz-type protease inhibitor 1, translated as MSGPAPTWWPLTQFHLKLSGRWRLRAEGLAVWEIQGGHRSRSGSTGKGPTPPHSPVQVLNTFRRQSYPRKANLLGRKVILPRRKMTPSCCPAAWITTTLWLLVTSHLPDIVTGQLPVSPEKTAGAKCLEQFTVGVPAFVLDTDASVGNGATFLGSPEVRRSWDCVRACCTTPSCNLALVELQPSGSEDAISACFLLNCLYEQTFVCKFSRREGFLNYLTKDVYESYRELRKQGFTGAHLPKSWAGMEIKVQPQEPLVLRGTENTEWQLVQGDTDVKIEKKDPDQLELSQLKEGTYVFQLTVKKPDQNQDTANFTITVLSPKQTEEHCLAPKKVGRCRGAFPRWYYDPTAQLCKSFVYGGCLGNKNNYLREEECKMACKDVQGPSIQRQHPVCLGTCQPSQFRCQDGCCIDGFMECDDLPDCLDASDETACDNYTKGFDDLQSFHFPSDKGHCVDLPDTGLCHESIPRWYYNPFSERCALFTYGGCDGNKNNFLDEEKCLKSCEGISKKDVFGLRRESLHQNSGSVEVAVAVLLGTCIVIVVTILGYCFFKNYMNTNHQGHHPLHQHLPPPTPASSTISTTEDTEHLVYNHTTRPL; from the exons ATGTCCGGCCCCGCCCCGACCTGGTGGCCGCTGACTCAGTTTCACCTGAAACTCAGCGGGAGGTGGCGGCTGCGGGCCGAAGGACTCGCAGTCTGGGAAATACAAGGCGGCCATCGGAGCCGCTCCGGGAGCACCGGGAAGGGCCCCACTCCGCCCCATTCACCTGTGCAG GTCCTAAACACCTTCAGAAGACAGAGCTACCCTAGAAAGGCGAACCTCCTTGGGAGGAAGGTGATCCTCCCCAGGAGGAAGATGACCCCCAGCTGCTGCCCCGCGGCCTGGATCACGACTACTCTGTGGCTCCTGGTGACGTCCCACCTTCCAGACATAGTGACTGGGCAGCTACCTGTGTCCCCTGAGAAAACGGCTGGCGCCAAATGTTTGGAACAGTTTACAGTTGGGGTACCAGCCTTTGTACTGGACACAGACGCCTCCGTTGGTAATGGGGCTACTTTCTTGGGCTCTCCCGAAGTGCGTAGGAGCTGGGATTGTGTTCGAGCCTGCTGCACCACCCCATCTTGCAACCTGGCCCTGGTGGAACTGCAGCCTAGTGGGAGTGAGGACGCCATCTCTGCCTGTTTCCTTCTCAACTGCTTGTATGAGCAGACTTTTGTTTGCAAGTTCTCTAGAAGAGAGGGTTTCCTTAACTACCTTACCAAAGATGTGTATGAGTCCTACCGAGAGCTGAGGAAACAAGGCTTCACAG gAGCTCATCTTCCCAAGTCTTGGGCTGGCATGGAAATAAAGGTACAACCTCAGGAGCCCCTAGTGCTCCGGGGTACAGAAAACACTGAGTGGCAACTTGTCCAGGGAGATACTGATGTGAAGATAGAG aaaaAGGATCCTGATCAACTAGAACTCTCACAACTAAAAGAGGGAACTTACGTCTTTCAGTTGACTGTGAAGAAGCCTGACCAAAATCAGGATACTGCCAACTTCACTATCACTGTCCTGTCACCTAAGCAGACAGAAG AACACTGCCTGGCACCTAAGAAAGTGGGCCGTTGCCGAGGTGCTTTCCCCCGATGGTACTATGACCCTACTGCGCAGCTCTGCAAAAGTTTCGTCTATGGTGGTTGCCTTGGCAACAAGAATAACTACCTTAGGGAAGAGGAGTGCAAGATGGCCTGTAAAGATGTACAAG gtCCTTCGATCCAAAGGCAACATCCAG TATGCTTGGGGACTTGCCAGCCTTCCCAGTTTCGCTGTCAGGACGGCTGCTGTATTGATGGCTTCATGGAGTGTGATGACTTGCCTGATTGCCTGGATGCCTCGGATGAAACAGCTTGTGACAACT ATACAAAAGGCTTTGATGATCTCCAAAGCTTCCACTTTCCTAGTGACAAAG gaCACTGTGTAGACTTGCCAGACACAGGGCTGTGCCACGAAAGTATCCCTCGATGGTACTATAACCCATTCAGTGAACGCTGTGCTCTTTTCACCTATGGAGGTTGTGATGGCAACAAAAATAACTTCCTGGATGAGGAAAAGTGCCTCAAGTCCTGTGAAGGCATCTCCA AAAAAGATGTGTTTGGCCTTCGACGAGAATCCCTGCATCAAAACTCAG GTTCTGTGGAGGTGGCTGTGGCTGTGCTCCTGGGGACCTGCATTGTGATTGTGGTCACCATCCTAGGCTATTGCTTtttcaaaaactatatgaacacaaaccACCAAGGTCATCACCCCCTCCATCAGCACCTCCCTCCCCCTACGCCAGCCAGCTCCACGATCTCCACTACAGAGGACACAGAACACTTGGTCTACAACCATACCACTAGACCCCTCTGA